A stretch of DNA from Brevibacillus ruminantium:
TTCCGCTGATTTCTTTTCAGGGAACGGGTTTCTTCATGTACTCATCAGCCGACAGGGCGGTTCGCTCCCGTGTCAGACTTTGTTTTGTACCTTGTGCCGTACTTGGCGCTGTGCTTGGGGTCAAGCTATGACGGACGGCCCTCCGCCGTTACATCTTGCTGTGCCCAGCTCTTTTTTTCCGGGATGATTTGGTTCAGGATCAGTGTCGCCAAAGCACCCACCGTAATATTGGAAGAGAGGATGTAGGCGACGAAGTCCGGTGCGCCCTGGAGAGCATCCTTGGGCAGTACGGTCACGGCAATCGTCAGCAAGATCGGCAAGCCGATCACCATCATATTGCGATCGTCAATCGTGATATGCTGAATCACTTTGAGTCCGTTCGTGACGATCGCCACGCAGACGATTCCAAAAATACCGCTGATGACAGGTTCAGGGATGCAGGTGATCGCCGTAGACAGCTTGGGCACCAATCCCAGCGCGATCAGAATTACTCCCCCTGCCATAATGGCCATCCTGCTGGCTACACCTGTTACGGCGAGCAGCCCCGCGTTGGAGGAATACCCCGTCATCGGCGTCCCCCCGAACAGAGCGCCCACGAAGCACCCCAGTCCTTCACCGAAGGAAGCACGGTTCAGCCGCTCTTCCGTCAATTCTTTCCCGGTGATCGTGGAAACGACGAACCACGTACCGGTCGTTTCGATCAAAATAATCAGGTAGACGAACATCATGGTCAAAATCGCACTGATGTCAAAAACAGGTGCTCCATACGGAAAGAATTTCGGAAGGGAAAACCATGCTGCATTTTGTACCGGGCTAAAATCGACACCGCCAAAAAAGGAAGCTGTCACCGTTCCCACTAAAATTGCAATCAGTACGGAAACGAGGCGGAAAAAGGTGCCTGCCTTTCCGACCTTTTGTCCAAGCAGCATACAGGCGACGAGAACCGCTGCCGATACAGCCGCCACCAGACTGTTCGTGGCGATATTGCCTTCCGCGTGATAAATGTTGGACATGGCAGTAGGCATCAGCGCAATCCCGACGATGACGATTACGGTTCCCCCTACGAGCGGCGGGATAAAACGGCGAACGGCCTTCGCAAACCATTTCAACGGATTGCCGATCAGAGCCATCAGCAATGCACCCGGAATGATGCTGCCGATCATCCCTGCCATTCCCAATTTTCCTCCGATGGCGGCCAAAGCGCCAATCGGTACATATGAAGGACCTTGGACGACAGGCAGGCGAATACCGAAGCCCGTCTGGATCAGCGTACCGATCCCCGTGGCCAGGAAGCACATTTGGATAAAAAAGGAGGTTCCAGAAGGATCAAGCGCTAATAACCCCGCAATGATAATCGGCGCAATGTACAAATCCATCGCCAGCACGTGCTGCAAACCGAGCAAAAACGCCTTTCCCACGCTAATCTTGTCATCGACGCCCACCAGCAAACGAACGTCTTCTCGCTGTTGTTCCACTTCTATGCCTCCCCATTTTTATGGCTATTAACGAATGTTATACGCCAGATTATAGGACATAAGTATACGTTTGTACACAAAAAATCGAATGATCTCGACATAAAAAAATATAATGTTCGCGTTTTGGTTGACTCCTCTGATCGTGGCAGGCTAAAATAATGAGGGAAATGGCCATGTATCGCGCCAAAAAAGCAGCAAGAAGTAGAAGAGGGAAGGGTGGCAATCAAAGGATGGTACAAGATGCCGTACTGAAAAATGATTGGATCGTCGCCTGTCGTTCCACAGATTTGCAGGAACAGCCAATCCAGGTCATGATCATGGGAGAACGAATCGTACTCTATCGCAATGAAGAAGGCGTTCATGCGTTCAAGGATTTATGCATACATCGCGGTGCCGCCCTCTCTTTGGGCTGTGTCCGTGACGGCAAGCTGGTCTGCCCTTACCACGGTTGGGAGTACGAATCCACGGGAGCCTGTGTGAAAATTCCTCAGCTTCCCGCCGATCAGTCGATTCCTGCAAAAGCTCGCGCTTTTAAATACGGATGTACCGAGCGTTACGGCTTTATTTGGGTAAACCTGGGGAACAATGAGCCCGAGATGTTTTCACTCCCGGAGTTCAACGATCCTGAATTCCGCTGTGTCATCTGGGGGCCGCAAAGCGTCAATGCCAAACCGCCACGCGTTGTAGAAAACTTTCTCGATGTAGGCCATCTGGCTGTTGTTCATGAAGGCTATCTGGGCGTCGCCAGCCATACCGAGATCGGCGATTACCGCGTCCATCAGGATGGGACAAGCATTCGCTCCGAAGAGATCGAAGTGTTTCAGCCAGACCCGGATGGCAGCGGTCAGGCGAAACATGTGTACTACACGTACGAAATCCTGCGTCCGCTCTCTGTAAAATTCACCAAGCGCGACCGGGAAACAGGAAACCTGATGTCGATCCTGCTGACTGTCGTGCCGACAGAAGAAGGGAAAACAGTTGCGTACGGCGTTCTTTCTTTTAACTACGACACGGGAACGACGGACGCGGAAATAGTGGAGTTCCAAAACATGATTTTTGCTCAGGACAAGCCGATTGTGGAAAATCAAAAGCCGGAAGAGCTTCCGCTCGACCTCCAGGTGGAATTGTCCCTCAAATGCGACCGCGTCAGTATTGCTTACCGCCAGTATTTAAAAGAACTGGGTGTCACTTTGGGAACCGCATAAGCAAAAAGGGACTGGACAGCTTTCAAAGATGCTGTCCGGTCCCTTTTTTTTGGATTGACCATAATCGCAGATCGTCAATCTTTTAGACGTGTGCTCCGCCATCCGGCAGGCCAGGCAGACCACCGCCGCCCGTCAACCTAGGCAAGCAGCTTGCCGCCTTTCATGATGAGTACATCATCGGCGTAGACGTCCGGCTCTTTGACCACCAGATCGATATGGACGCCTGCTGCGATGGTGCCGCCAAAGGTGTTGTTGCTGCCAAACGCTACGTGGATGGTGCCGTACACCTTTTCATCCTCCAGGACAACACCGGTGATGCGCGCTTTGTCATTGGTCCCGATACCAAATTCACCGAGCAAGCGTCCATCTCCATCCCCCAGGATTTGCAGCAGTCTGTCTGCTGCAGCACCATCTGCCTCCACGATGCGTCCCTCTTTCACGGTCAGGACAAGCGGACTGTCGATTTTGCCGATCCCGGCGATAGAGCCGTCCACGACGATCTGCCCTTCTGCTGTTCCCTCCACGGGCGCTATGTACGCCTCGCCGGAAGGCAAATTGCCCGATTCACCCGGGTTGACGTAGACACCGGTGCTGGGAACGCCGTTTCGTCCAGTGATCGAGAAGGTGAGTGCTTTCCCTTCCTTTTCAATCCGGATGGTTTTCGCCTGGGTCAACATACCCGTCACCTTTTCGGTCAGGGCTTTGACCTGGGAATAATCAGCCGTAATCGCTCCCTCCAGGAACATGTCCTCGGTGATCGAAGGCATGGTGGCCAGACGTGTACCGTTTGCTGCGGCTTCTTTGCGCGCTTTGGTATGGGTCAGCGAGTGACGGGTTACACAGACCACGACATCAGCCAGTTTCATCGCTTCACTGATCGCTGCAGGCGGCTCTTGTCCCGATTTTTCGCGCTGATTCATGACCACAAACATCGCTTCTGCTCCAAGCTGGCGACCCGCTTCCCACAGTGCTTCACCCAGCTCCCGCTTTTCGTCGTCGGCGACTACGAGGAATGATTCCCCCGCCTTCAGCGCCATGCAGTTCGTCAATATGCCCTTACTGATTTCGATCAGCTTCATCACCAATCCATCCTCCCTAAATCATTTCAGATACCAGTTTAGCCATGATAGCATTGGACAGGATAACCGGCAATCCGGTCAATTCAGAGACCAGCTCCCTGGCCCCCTCGGTGTACCCCATGCAATCCAGCAGCACGATGTCGGCCTGATCCTTCAGCTCGGCACATGCTTCCCGGTAACTCTCAGCATCCTCGACATACGGCGAAGCTGCGGCAAAGACAGGAGTCAGCCCATAGCGGTGATACTTTTCCTTTAAGGCTTCCTTTTGCTCAGCGAGCGGGACCAGCACCCCCAGGCGCTTACCTTTTACCATCGCGGCTACCGTCGGAGGAATGACGTGATCCGGTTCAATCAAAAATGCATGTTGTGCCGACAGACCGGGGAAAACACCCGTGCACAAGAGCAAAATCGTTTGGATTCCCGCATTCTCCATGCTTTCAATTTTGCTTTGCAGGATGGGTTGAATTTTTTCGCGTGACATGACCACTGCTTCGCCGTCTGCCATCCGCGACGTCAACACGTATTCACCCGGACCGGGAGAAAGTTGTTCATCCACTTCCTGTTTCGTCATTCCGTCCAGCACGCCAGCCTGAAGCAGCTCGGCCCTGCCCGCCAAATGCGTCTCTACAATCGGTGCCACATCGGTGCGCGGCGCCTGCCCAATCGTAATCATTCCGATCCTTTTTATGGTCACGGTCATCCACTCCTCATAAAACTGGTTCCGTTCTCTCCTCTTTTGAAAGAAGGCAAGGGGATTTCCCCCTCGCCTCGTTTACTTGCCCAATGTCTGCAATACTTTCATGGAGCCGTACAGTGATGTCATTTTGGCAAACTCATCGGCATCGTAAAAACGGCAGGTCCCGCTGGTGTACTCTTTTGCTACTTCAACCGCGTACTTGGCCGCCAGTGCGATATCCACTTCGTGGCTGGCACCCGTACCGCAGCCCGGAACGGCTGACTGAGCAGTGACCGCCAGTCCGACGACAGGGGCATCCGTCGCTACGCATGGCTGCAGAATGCTGTTAATATGGTAGAGGTCATTTCCGTAGGGTGTGATATCCTGCATCGTGATCGGGAAAGTGACGGGGAGCTGTCCGGTCGTCATCTCCATGATCCGTACCAGGTCATCGCTGATTCGCAGGATGTACCCTTCCTTTACCGTAGCGGAAATGGCGATTCCCCGGTGGTTGATCACTTTATTTCCCTTTGTGGTATCGATGGAAAGGATCGCTTCCATCTCCGGCGTAACCTCGTATTTGTTCATGGTCAAAATATCGACAGGCGAATCCATAAAATCAACCGGTTCATGCGGACGAGTGGGCGCATGCGGGCAAATGTGGGTAGTGATAATAACATCACCCGGCAAGACATCCCCCTGTTTTTGCATCTCTGCCAGTTTCAGCGCACTGGCCACTGCAGCTACTGCGCCATCCGCATCGGAGACAAGACCGATTCTGCTCGGACGTGCGCCGATGCCGCCCAAACGGCCGATGATTCCAAAGGTGGGTGCGCTTCCCCCTCTGGATTTTCCCTCTTTTCCGGGAACGACGATTTTCACGAAATCGGTACTGCCTTTTTCGCCCGTAACCGTTTGAACCGTTACCTCAATCCCATCATAACCGGCAAACAGTTTTTTGATTGCCTCTCCGTTTACATAAGCACTGTCCATCGTTTCAAAGACTGTAATCGTTTGTTTCAATGACATGATTGTTCCCTCCGTCTTAGGTTGTTGTCAGCTCTGTGTTTAGAGATAAGGCAAAATTTCTTTGCCAATCACATCTTCAATCGGCTTTAGCAAGCCCTTGTTCCGCATCGTTGCGCTGAGGATCAGCTTGTCGGCGGGGACGTGAATCACGGCGACCGCCTGGCCGCTCTCAATCGCTGCCGTCAC
This window harbors:
- a CDS encoding AroM family protein — protein: MKRIGMITIGQAPRTDVAPIVETHLAGRAELLQAGVLDGMTKQEVDEQLSPGPGEYVLTSRMADGEAVVMSREKIQPILQSKIESMENAGIQTILLLCTGVFPGLSAQHAFLIEPDHVIPPTVAAMVKGKRLGVLVPLAEQKEALKEKYHRYGLTPVFAAASPYVEDAESYREACAELKDQADIVLLDCMGYTEGARELVSELTGLPVILSNAIMAKLVSEMI
- a CDS encoding aminopeptidase — translated: MKLIEISKGILTNCMALKAGESFLVVADDEKRELGEALWEAGRQLGAEAMFVVMNQREKSGQEPPAAISEAMKLADVVVCVTRHSLTHTKARKEAAANGTRLATMPSITEDMFLEGAITADYSQVKALTEKVTGMLTQAKTIRIEKEGKALTFSITGRNGVPSTGVYVNPGESGNLPSGEAYIAPVEGTAEGQIVVDGSIAGIGKIDSPLVLTVKEGRIVEADGAAADRLLQILGDGDGRLLGEFGIGTNDKARITGVVLEDEKVYGTIHVAFGSNNTFGGTIAAGVHIDLVVKEPDVYADDVLIMKGGKLLA
- a CDS encoding DUF1177 domain-containing protein encodes the protein MSLKQTITVFETMDSAYVNGEAIKKLFAGYDGIEVTVQTVTGEKGSTDFVKIVVPGKEGKSRGGSAPTFGIIGRLGGIGARPSRIGLVSDADGAVAAVASALKLAEMQKQGDVLPGDVIITTHICPHAPTRPHEPVDFMDSPVDILTMNKYEVTPEMEAILSIDTTKGNKVINHRGIAISATVKEGYILRISDDLVRIMEMTTGQLPVTFPITMQDITPYGNDLYHINSILQPCVATDAPVVGLAVTAQSAVPGCGTGASHEVDIALAAKYAVEVAKEYTSGTCRFYDADEFAKMTSLYGSMKVLQTLGK
- a CDS encoding nucleobase:cation symporter-2 family protein, which produces MEQQREDVRLLVGVDDKISVGKAFLLGLQHVLAMDLYIAPIIIAGLLALDPSGTSFFIQMCFLATGIGTLIQTGFGIRLPVVQGPSYVPIGALAAIGGKLGMAGMIGSIIPGALLMALIGNPLKWFAKAVRRFIPPLVGGTVIVIVGIALMPTAMSNIYHAEGNIATNSLVAAVSAAVLVACMLLGQKVGKAGTFFRLVSVLIAILVGTVTASFFGGVDFSPVQNAAWFSLPKFFPYGAPVFDISAILTMMFVYLIILIETTGTWFVVSTITGKELTEERLNRASFGEGLGCFVGALFGGTPMTGYSSNAGLLAVTGVASRMAIMAGGVILIALGLVPKLSTAITCIPEPVISGIFGIVCVAIVTNGLKVIQHITIDDRNMMVIGLPILLTIAVTVLPKDALQGAPDFVAYILSSNITVGALATLILNQIIPEKKSWAQQDVTAEGRPS
- a CDS encoding aromatic ring-hydroxylating dioxygenase subunit alpha, yielding MVQDAVLKNDWIVACRSTDLQEQPIQVMIMGERIVLYRNEEGVHAFKDLCIHRGAALSLGCVRDGKLVCPYHGWEYESTGACVKIPQLPADQSIPAKARAFKYGCTERYGFIWVNLGNNEPEMFSLPEFNDPEFRCVIWGPQSVNAKPPRVVENFLDVGHLAVVHEGYLGVASHTEIGDYRVHQDGTSIRSEEIEVFQPDPDGSGQAKHVYYTYEILRPLSVKFTKRDRETGNLMSILLTVVPTEEGKTVAYGVLSFNYDTGTTDAEIVEFQNMIFAQDKPIVENQKPEELPLDLQVELSLKCDRVSIAYRQYLKELGVTLGTA